AATGATTAATTCACATAGAGCTCAAATGAACAAGAAACACAATGCATGTTCACACCAGCACAGATTCATTTTACTTGGCTTTAGTATATATCTTACTTTAGATAAATTTTCACTTAACCTTTATACTGGCTAAATCTGATCCGATGATATTAGCATTTTTAACAGTCACTGACTTTAATACTGCAAGTGATATTgcaatatataataatgatttgtgtatatttattgtattagatataggaagatgtgatatgagtgccaatgagacacctctccatcaaaataacaatttataaaagtaaaccattataggtcaatgtacagcctttGCTTTTCTTTCTCTATATGCACGACTGTAGTACAACTTTGTGGCTAAGAAttagatataaattaaaaatgatttcatCTTCTATTGTCGTTTTTGTATTATCTTATAATGGACGTTAAACAGATTGGTGATTCCACATTCAACGTATGACAGCAGACTACCGACACACACAAgacaaatgaaaacttttatATGATTCTGAAATGAAGAAAGAGGGAAATTGCACATATTGTTCCATTCATCACTGCCTTAAATAACATATACCGTGTTTAATACCGCAATACAACTTTATGAAAGTAAACATTCCGCTCAAATGTTGAATTTGTGTTATTCAAGATAAACTTGCTCTGTGCTAAATCAGAGTAGTGGGATGCATTCTTTAAAAGGTACTGTTAACgtttttcaggacaaatttttttttctctccgaCTGTTTACGATGTTCCACTAAATaaattggatgttggatgtgtactgattgataaatttagtcttagatgcaagattttttaattagtcgttattggctttgaactagctgttcGTAGCTGCGACAACTCTTAGATCTGTACTGTTGTACTGTCATACATCATGCACTGTCACAGGGTAGAGGGAGTACTGAAGGACTGGGATTCCGCTAAAATGCTTAACACCACCACATTCtacatgtgcctgtcccaagtcagggcCCTGTAATTGAGtatagttgttgtttgttgctttttATCAAATGcgtttttgttctttgttttgtaCAGTTCTTGTATTGATCTGTTAAATACCTGTCCCAGGATTAGGGGAGCTTCCAATTATATGTTTAATCTCCccatattctgtatgtgtctgtcccaagacAGAAGCCTACATGTATCAATGGTGGTCGTTTGTTGCTGACTGTGTTTTtcgtttaatattttgtatataaattaggccgttataTTTTtcgttgaattgttttacgtttgtCATTTAAGTGcatgtatagctgactatgtggtatgggctaagctcattgttgaaggccatatggtgacTTATGACTGTTAATGTCTGTgctattttggtctcttgtaatGAATTGTgtcatcataccacatctttcttttttaaatatcccAACAAAGTTCCAACAGAAAACTATATAGTACCCAACCGACGTTTGGTTTCAAAAACATCTACTGGTTTTCAAAGTACTCATTTTGTCATTTCGAATTAATACAGttcaaaatttggtaaaaagtAGAACACCATTAATTTTGTAGCTTTTATTCTACATTCAAACACGACACTCATAATTAAACTTTCTCTAAGATCAATTGTTTCTGAAATTTAGTTTCAAGTTATACTTCTATTCTTGCATTGAAGAGAACTAATGCTAATGGCCAGTAGACTTAGCCGTTGACAGCCTTCATATATTTGATAGTTTACATTGACCTACTTAGTAATGCATATTTACAAAGGCAATGATTCTTTACACTTTGTGAACAATATGAAAAGCTCCAACCGTTCATTATATCTTATGTATATACAACCTTGTAAGTTATACAAGCATAATTCTTGTTGACTGAACCCTTTGAAGTATAAAATTTGACTTGCacctattatatatataatttattgaaataacatATTAGGTTATTATTAAAATCTCTTGTGCGTCTATACGCAAAAACAGGACAAAGTGTGCATAAACCGTAAACTCATTCACAAAATCACAGGGaagatatatataacatatatgaatgaaatacttatatcttttcaaaatagaaaatcgGTGTGTACATAACTCAAGTTGAGAATAAATGTTACTTTTATTCACATGCCATATTTGGTTAAGAAactaacatttaaaatttctgttCGATTTTTATCTATTGCATCAAAAACCGATTTTTTTGTCAACGCATATAATCTGTGTATCAATTTGCATTTCAAATTGCTGTTTACGCATAAACTCATGAAAGTGTTTGTGTGTATTGCCATTAAAACCAATCCCATCCATAAATTAGTTATTTTAAATGCACGAAGGCTCTGTCATATTAATAAAAGAAGATTTGTGATTCAAGTATAAAGGAGACAGCGCCTTAATgtcaaaataaaccaaaaaaaacccatctaGATCAGCATTAAATCATTCCAATTACATTGTAGAGTTAAGATCATCGAAGGTGAACATTGTCcacaaattaatttcaaaaagaaaagatgtACATATGCATTTCACCTATTTTATGGAACATTGATCTCGTGATCGATTTGAATCGTCTGGACAGTTTTAGTGCTTTGAAAAAAGATGGACACAAATGGACTAACCAGTTGGATGTTAAATTAAATcaagaaaaacatttatagCACTATTTCTAAACACTTGATATCACTATAAATTGCTAGTTTTGTTGGAAATCTATCAGCACATACATGTAGTTGGTTAttcgttttaattttttttttctttctgtttttgaTGTTCCGAAACGTTTATTTACCTGGTAGTCAAATTTTGTTACATAATCACTgcattatataacatttatcaaAACTGATTAAAGAATAGATTTCTCATAGTTTCTTTCTAATCTAGAGtaactaaacaaagaaaatatccTGGGTATTAAAACTGACATGTTTAAGTTCGTTTTATTTAAGTATCGACGGTATTTTAATATCCttttatcaaattgtttatctttttgtcGACCATTCCTTCAAAGAATacgaaaaaaagattttttgagTATTAATTTTATCTACGAaagaaaatttgaatgaaatatgACAAGAATTTTTTCTTCTGTTACCTCCTGCAGAAATGTTGTTTATCTTTCTcttaggccaaataaaaaaagatgtgagtTACCCATTACTCTAATCTTCCTAATTTTTAAGCAACAAATGGCATACTCTTTAAGATTGTTTCTGGTCATTTTTCAATAGAAGTACTGTTAAAGTCAGAATGTCCCTCTAATAGAcgcatcataaaaaaaataatggcagaataaaaaacaagaatgtgtcctcagtacacgaatgcccaactcgcattatcattttctatgttcagtggaccgtgaaattggggtaaaatctctaatttggcattacaattagacagatcatatcatagggaacatgtgtaccaagtttgaagtcgattggacttcaacttcatcaaaaactaccttgatcaagaactttaacctgaagcgggacagacggacgaacggacggacgaacggacggacgaacggacgcacagaccagaaaacataatgcccctcttctatcgtaggtggggcataaaaatcccTACCTAGCTATCCTTTACAGATACAAAaggaaacacattttatttttgtcacgGGCCTTATCAGTCCATTCTCGGTAGTCACGACCTAGTTATATGATACGGTGTCCGACAGTCGAACTCTCTTTCACAAGACGAAGTTGATCGATTCATTTCTAAATCTCCAAAATAGAACCTCGAATATCGCTTTCGTATGACAAtctgacaaatatatattactgGACACCATCACATAAGGGCCCTCGACCATTTCCTTCGTACAATGTTAAGTTGCGCGTTTGGTGAAATTGCCAGAGATGAATAAAGAACAAATTCTAGCCTTTTGTCCTCATACATATGTACACTCACTTTCTTATGAAACAAATTGCTACATTGAGAGCTTCTGCAATCGTTTTGTGAACATCAAAAATGTTCACAAAACTGAGTAGTTAACTACCCTGACTGGAGAAACATGGAACGTTTTTGCTTTGGGATCGCAAAGTGCCTTTTCGGTATAAAGTAGCTATTTTTGCCATTATACGCGGTACTAGCATGTTTACACAATGTATTCACAagcaagaatgtgtccatagaacaatatctttttctatgttcagtggactccAATTTGGtagtaaaattagaaaattcatatcatagggaacatgtgtactaagattcaagttgattggacttcaacttcatcaaacacTACCTTGACCAATAACTTCAACCTAGAAACTTTATCCTAAACGGCCGGAACATTTGAACGAAAGGACGGACGaccgaacggacgcacagattGAAAACATAATGATACAAAACCACTTAGCTGTCTcttaaataattattgttgtGCGTATGGAAACCATATAATACAGTTTTGATATGATGAATTATGATTGGAACTCACATACTAAAACGATGTTGTATAAGTTATTCATTGATGCATCTATCAGCAAATATGCATCTATCAGCAAATATGCTTTGAATATGAAACATCAATccttgtgtctgcattaggaTCATGGCTAAAAGAATTTTTGTAAACCAAAGATATTTTTCATCACTATAGCATTTAGCAGTGAATGATCATTGTAAAAATAACCTTTAATGTATTTCTTTATCTACTTTCAGCTACTGCACAACAACCAGGCTTGAAATTCGAAGAAGGCTTTCAAGAATTTCTGAACACAAACAAGTATAATGGTGCCCAGGTTGGCGTGATGGTAGCCAACAGGCTTGCCTATGCAAAAGCTCATGGAAAGGGTCATGACGATACAAACTTAGAACTTTTAGCTAAACATCAAATCTCAGCCATATCTAAAGCTTTCACATCTATAGCAATTCTTAAACTGTACGATGAAGGCAAACTAACTTTAGATTCCAAAGTGTTTGGCACAGAAGGTATTCTACCGGAAGTCAAACCATGGAAAGAAGAAAATATAGACAAACGAATTTACGATATCACTGTTGAAAATTTACTGTACCATACAGCTGGGTGGGATTATGTCCATTCAAGTATGGCAGACCCAATGCTTAATTCAGCATTGCTAAAAAGAGgtgaaacaacaaaaaacatcagCAAGGAAATGAAACTCGTAACAGATGAAACATCGCGTGACATCATACGGTACATGTTATCTGCAAAATTGGATTACACACCTGGAACAAAATCCGTTGTTTCTAACTTGGGGTATGTGATTCTTGGTAGAATTATTGAAGAAGTTTCGGATTTTCCATATGAGGATTATGTAAAAACGAACATATTATTTCCATGTGGAATGATGCATACACGGATTGGGAAGATACATCGTTGTGTAAAACATGACAACGACCCTGCATTCAAATGCGAGGTCGCCTCGCGCCTCGTCGATGCTGCATTGGGATGGGAATCTAATATGTACGATTTGGCGCGGTTTTCACAATGTATGGACGGATCAGTTGATTTTTCTATCATCAGTGATAAAATGGCAAATTTGTTAATACGTAAACCAAAAGCAGTCCCGGTTCAACACAGTGACACGTGGATAGGTCCCGGATTTCATGTTAATAATAAAGGAGCGATCTGGGTAGAGAGTGAGCGTTACACGAACGATCTGCTCTTCTATCACACGGGACCTTTTCATGGAAAGTTAAAGTCAATTCTAGAGAAACATAAGCCAACAGCCTTGATCGTTTTGCTTGAAGGTCAAAACTACGCACCAATCAAATATCTCGTTCGTGAAATGGTGCACGAGGAAACCAACTGGCCATTGGAAAACCTTTTATTTGATGACGTAGCTGACGTCACCTTAAAAGTTGGGAACATTGACAgaataatcaaatatgagaTTAATGAACATCATATTAAACCGTACACGCATGCGATTGGACAATTACGATATGACATCAAATGGATTCATGGTCACATGTTTTCCGGGTCTTCTATATTTACTGTGATTGCCGAAAAAACTAATATACCCATTTATGATAAAGTGATTGTTGAAAGCGGACTAAGTGAAAAAAGACTGCAGACACAAAAACTTCACCTTGAAAAGTCTAATTATAATTTGACTTTTCTGCATACATATCGAAGTTACACACATGATAAAAGAGCGGTTTTCTTGGCCATTTACAGAAAGCATGCGTATGCAAATACAACCATCATCCGATACGGAGAGGAACATTACACACAACCGTATCGCAAACTACTCCATCTATACGAGGAAAGAGGGTTTTATCCCACATCTCAATCTATTGTACACAGTGGCTATGATGGTCTAGTTTCGTTCATACTTGAAGAAGACCTCAcatcaaaagaaaagaagagTTTTAAATCTTATTGTGAAATCGGTCACCATCGACTGAACAACCTCGTCATGTCCAGCTTTCGCCATGGACGCCGTTTGAAATATCTCGACTCATCGAACTACTTCGGAAAACCAGTGTTTTCTgccatttttataaaagagaaaatgaacaaaattatgTTCAATAGTAACATTAACGAAGCAGAGCTGATGACACTATTGACCGACCAACAAAGAAACGGACTTCTTCCCTCAATAATTGTTGGATACACAGACAAATACGGCGATCTCAAATATGCTACATATTTAGAACCCCCAAAGGAATAATGTTTTAAACACAAGTGATCATAACAATTGCATTTCAAGCGCTATAATATGCTCATTTGTATTATTCGTGAATTGTCGGTTCTGTCATGGCGACTGTAAATAGTTCATCGGAATGCAGGTGCTGAAGAATTGTGAACggtttaataattgttttctccacctattaaatatattaagacAGAATGGAAATAATATATGCTTGTTATGGAAGAATAACGAAAATCAGCTGGGCTGTAAGCTGTTTATAAGCTTTTAAAGAATGATGAGaattattttcacattttttgtgttattaatttGTACGTTTAATTTTTCATCTGTTATACTTCATTGCTTTGGAAATTGCGCATTCATCAAATTACAAAGTGAATCGGGTTTTTAACAGTTTTGTTGAATCTTACTTCAAAATAAATCGCTATAATAAACATACCTGTTTTATTATATCGGTCCATTTAAtggaaaattgatataaaattattcaatatatactTTATTACATACCAAATTCATAAATGTTATTTCGTGTATTCTATTTCATTACATCAAATGAGTACTGTGGAtaaacagattgattgattggtgtgttggttgcttaacatccaATGGCAAAGGATAGAAAGAGACCAGCCGCAAGCGTCGTATACAGTGGATGAGAAAACAACATTACACACAAAGAGAACGCGATAGTAAATAAAAAGTCTGATAAAATGTACAATTGCTAAAATTATAatgcaattttcaaaataagtaaaaattacCGTCGAATCCAGAATTGAAAATATTCAGAATTAAGCCAGAATTGAAAATATTCAGAATTAATCAGTAGTATTAGAGCAATAACTCCAAAACGGGTGGTCAAATATATTAAGTAAATAGATTTGTCATGCAGCATTACTGATAATTTTTGAAGTGTCAATTTGAAGCTTTACTTGCttctttagttttcaaaataaatgcaaactaaattttcaaattaattataaCCTAGACGAAGTGATGGCCCCGCATTCCAGTAACAAAGCCAATGCAAGACtttctttgaaatattactgtGTCGTGAAGACACAAATAATAACTCCGTAGAATCGATGCAAAgtgttatttcaaaatacacaAAGTTGGCCATGACAAGTTAAGCATGCCTGATCACATAGACGTCAAGCACGATATTGCGTCTCAAATAGTAACGTCAAATTTTAACGTCAAAGGTCTATCGAGTATCGTTCACTGTATGGTGAGTTATCAGGAAACGC
This is a stretch of genomic DNA from Mytilus trossulus isolate FHL-02 chromosome 6, PNRI_Mtr1.1.1.hap1, whole genome shotgun sequence. It encodes these proteins:
- the LOC134721900 gene encoding uncharacterized protein LOC134721900 — its product is MRMLIFVYVFLSAATAQQPGLKFEEGFQEFLNTNKYNGAQVGVMVANRLAYAKAHGKGHDDTNLELLAKHQISAISKAFTSIAILKLYDEGKLTLDSKVFGTEGILPEVKPWKEENIDKRIYDITVENLLYHTAGWDYVHSSMADPMLNSALLKRGETTKNISKEMKLVTDETSRDIIRYMLSAKLDYTPGTKSVVSNLGYVILGRIIEEVSDFPYEDYVKTNILFPCGMMHTRIGKIHRCVKHDNDPAFKCEVASRLVDAALGWESNMYDLARFSQCMDGSVDFSIISDKMANLLIRKPKAVPVQHSDTWIGPGFHVNNKGAIWVESERYTNDLLFYHTGPFHGKLKSILEKHKPTALIVLLEGQNYAPIKYLVREMVHEETNWPLENLLFDDVADVTLKVGNIDRIIKYEINEHHIKPYTHAIGQLRYDIKWIHGHMFSGSSIFTVIAEKTNIPIYDKVIVESGLSEKRLQTQKLHLEKSNYNLTFLHTYRSYTHDKRAVFLAIYRKHAYANTTIIRYGEEHYTQPYRKLLHLYEERGFYPTSQSIVHSGYDGLVSFILEEDLTSKEKKSFKSYCEIGHHRLNNLVMSSFRHGRRLKYLDSSNYFGKPVFSAIFIKEKMNKIMFNSNINEAELMTLLTDQQRNGLLPSIIVGYTDKYGDLKYATYLEPPKE